In a single window of the Vicinamibacterales bacterium genome:
- a CDS encoding iron-sulfur cluster assembly accessory protein has product MIQVTEAAVKRIRTLMANQGVVGGGLRISVKAGGCSGLSYVYDWASDHRDGDQVFESSDGLKIFVDSKSYPFLKGTVLDCDENMLGQSLVFNNPNASTSCGCGSSFGV; this is encoded by the coding sequence ATGATTCAAGTAACCGAGGCTGCGGTTAAGCGCATTCGGACCCTCATGGCAAATCAGGGTGTTGTTGGCGGTGGACTCCGCATTAGTGTCAAGGCCGGAGGATGCTCAGGTTTGAGCTACGTTTACGACTGGGCGTCTGATCACCGTGATGGCGATCAGGTGTTTGAGAGTAGTGATGGTCTGAAAATTTTTGTCGATTCCAAGAGCTATCCGTTTCTTAAGGGAACGGTGCTTGACTGCGATGAGAACATGCTTGGCCAATCCCTTGTATTCAATAATCCCAACGCTTCGACCTCCTGTGGTTGTGGTTCGTCTTTTGGTGTCTAA
- a CDS encoding iron-sulfur cluster assembly scaffold protein, which translates to MDIDPVTWFDEHFRNPRNAGSLPAGDTDVGTGRVEDARSGDVTRLQVRIDKVSREILDARFKAYGCSFTIASASFIADLAIGRTMVSALAITLDEINEALSLPVTKQYCAELARDAMQLAVVDYETKQDAKAHVISEQNR; encoded by the coding sequence ATGGACATCGACCCTGTCACTTGGTTTGATGAGCACTTTCGTAATCCTCGGAATGCTGGTTCACTTCCGGCAGGTGATACTGACGTCGGCACTGGTCGGGTGGAGGACGCCCGGAGCGGCGATGTGACACGGCTCCAGGTTAGAATCGATAAGGTTTCTCGTGAGATCTTGGATGCTAGGTTTAAGGCTTACGGGTGTAGCTTCACGATTGCGAGTGCGAGCTTCATCGCCGATCTTGCGATCGGTCGTACGATGGTGTCAGCATTAGCAATTACCTTGGATGAAATTAATGAGGCACTAAGCCTGCCTGTTACGAAGCAGTACTGTGCTGAGTTGGCCCGCGATGCTATGCAGTTGGCGGTTGTTGACTATGAAACGAAGCAAGACGCTAAGGCTCACGTGATCTCGGAGCAAAATCGATGA
- a CDS encoding Rrf2 family transcriptional regulator, whose product MLRLSKKADYGLIAMRHLALLPETTASSAREIAERYDIPVELLAKVLQRLSRRGLLVSHQGTRGGYRLARSARAISVADVIQAIDGPVTVTACSVGSPDCDQYEKCSVRDPLWRIKGRIVAALSACTIFEMATDTMEDEVFREVSKEKPDGIAIVLAPTTD is encoded by the coding sequence ATGCTGAGATTATCGAAAAAAGCTGACTATGGGCTGATTGCAATGAGACATTTGGCATTACTGCCAGAAACAACGGCGTCCAGTGCTCGTGAAATTGCCGAACGGTACGATATTCCGGTCGAGCTCCTCGCTAAAGTACTTCAGCGACTATCGCGTCGAGGTTTACTCGTGTCACACCAAGGTACGAGGGGTGGTTATCGCCTAGCAAGGTCAGCCAGGGCAATCTCGGTGGCCGATGTGATTCAGGCAATCGATGGACCAGTTACGGTGACCGCATGTTCAGTGGGTTCGCCTGACTGTGATCAGTACGAAAAATGTAGCGTGCGGGATCCGCTGTGGCGGATTAAAGGCCGCATAGTTGCAGCGCTTTCAGCCTGCACAATATTTGAGATGGCGACTGATACGATGGAGGATGAGGTTTTTCGTGAGGTTTCGAAAGAAAAGCCTGACGGAATTGCGATCGTGCTCGCGCCGACAACCGACTAG
- the moeB gene encoding molybdopterin-synthase adenylyltransferase MoeB yields MESRTTPELSNEEVQRYSRHLIMPEVGMDGQRKLKGARVLCIGAGGLGSPAAMYLAAAGVGQLGIVDFDVVDFSNLQRQILHGTPDVGRSKLQSAKDRLQAINPAVHVETYETALSSENALQLLEPYDVVVDGTDNFPTRYLVNDACVLLGKPNAYGSIFRFEGQASVFALKGGPCYRCLYPEPPPPGLVPSCAEGGVLGVLPGIIGTIQATEAIKILIGVGEPLVGRFLIFDALRMRFRELKLRRDVDCSVCGDQPTVRELVDYEQFCNVTTTPQAVVSIKEASVESLKRRLDAGDDFLLLDVREPQEHQICAIPGSTLIPLGDLPSRLVELEGGREIVVHCKSGVRSAKAVKLLQEAGFVDAANLKGGILAWIERVDPSLPKY; encoded by the coding sequence ATCGAGTCTCGTACGACGCCTGAGCTAAGTAATGAGGAAGTGCAGCGCTACAGTCGTCATCTGATCATGCCAGAGGTCGGTATGGACGGTCAGCGCAAGCTTAAGGGCGCACGGGTTTTGTGTATTGGTGCTGGGGGGTTGGGTTCGCCGGCCGCTATGTATCTTGCAGCCGCCGGTGTTGGACAACTCGGCATTGTTGATTTTGATGTCGTTGACTTTAGCAATCTGCAACGCCAAATACTTCACGGCACGCCAGACGTCGGCCGGTCGAAGTTGCAGTCGGCGAAGGACCGTCTGCAGGCTATCAATCCAGCCGTTCACGTGGAGACTTATGAAACTGCGCTGTCTTCTGAGAACGCCCTTCAACTTTTGGAGCCGTACGACGTTGTCGTGGATGGTACTGATAATTTTCCTACACGCTATTTGGTGAATGACGCATGTGTGCTACTTGGCAAGCCGAATGCTTATGGGAGTATTTTCCGGTTTGAAGGGCAGGCTTCAGTTTTTGCCTTGAAAGGTGGGCCCTGTTACCGGTGTCTCTACCCCGAGCCCCCGCCGCCAGGTCTCGTACCGAGCTGTGCCGAAGGCGGAGTGCTTGGTGTTCTACCAGGAATAATCGGTACGATTCAAGCCACCGAGGCGATTAAGATCTTAATTGGGGTGGGGGAGCCACTTGTTGGACGGTTTCTCATTTTTGACGCTTTACGTATGCGGTTCCGCGAACTCAAACTCCGCCGAGACGTTGATTGTTCAGTTTGTGGTGACCAGCCAACGGTGCGAGAGTTAGTAGACTACGAGCAGTTTTGCAACGTGACAACTACGCCACAGGCAGTTGTGTCGATTAAGGAAGCCTCAGTTGAGAGTCTGAAACGTCGTCTCGATGCGGGAGACGATTTTCTTCTGTTGGATGTTCGTGAGCCGCAGGAGCACCAGATTTGTGCTATTCCTGGCTCAACACTGATTCCACTTGGGGACCTTCCCTCTCGTCTCGTTGAACTCGAAGGAGGCCGGGAAATCGTAGTGCACTGCAAGTCTGGTGTTCGGAGTGCGAAGGCGGTGAAGCTGCTCCAGGAAGCTGGTTTTGTTGACGCAGCTAATTTGAAAGGCGGCATTCTAGCTTGGATTGAACGCGTTGACCCGTCTTTGCCGAAGTACTGA
- a CDS encoding M67 family metallopeptidase translates to MDSTVSTGAILQRLKLAQPVLDAIRRHGRQAYPNECCGALIGQEDHVIETLFLPNTTAEGPRQRFLISPEDYRFAEERAFAAEHELLGFYHSHPDHPARPSQHDLAHAWPFFVYVILAVREGDPVDLTAWRLLDDRSAFGVVEVTYGASGRHRT, encoded by the coding sequence ATGGACTCTACTGTATCTACTGGGGCCATACTACAGCGACTCAAGTTGGCACAGCCCGTTCTTGACGCGATCAGGCGTCACGGTCGGCAGGCCTACCCCAATGAGTGCTGTGGGGCCTTGATCGGGCAAGAGGATCACGTCATTGAGACGCTCTTCCTGCCGAACACGACTGCGGAAGGACCGCGCCAGCGATTTCTCATCAGTCCGGAAGACTACCGATTTGCTGAAGAGCGAGCGTTTGCTGCTGAGCATGAGTTATTGGGTTTCTATCACTCGCACCCTGATCATCCGGCTCGTCCTTCTCAACATGACCTCGCACACGCTTGGCCATTCTTTGTCTACGTCATTCTGGCGGTTCGAGAAGGAGACCCTGTCGATTTAACAGCCTGGCGGCTGCTAGACGATCGATCGGCGTTCGGCGTCGTTGAGGTTACCTATGGCGCTTCAGGTCGCCACCGCACGTGA
- a CDS encoding cysteine synthase family protein, producing the protein MPNLIGQTPLIRLRLFERDIPGIEVYAKAEWRNPGGSVKDRAARRIVWEAEERGDLTVGKVLLDATSGNTGIAFAMLGAARGYRVKLCIPANVTPERKRVLQAYGAELVLTDPLEGSDGAIREARQLYASAPDEYYYADQYNNAANWQAHYHTTACEIIEQTSGRMTHFIAGLGTSGTFVGTGRRLREYVSDQGREITLVSVQPSSPLHGLEGLKHMKSAIVPGIYDATLADRDLRVETESAYRMVRRLAREEGILVGVSSGAALVACLEVAEQGGEGVFVTIFCDSGERYLTERFWEDTN; encoded by the coding sequence ATGCCTAATTTGATCGGGCAAACGCCCCTCATACGGCTACGGTTGTTCGAGCGAGACATACCTGGAATCGAGGTGTACGCCAAGGCGGAATGGCGAAATCCAGGAGGTTCGGTAAAGGACAGAGCAGCGCGACGGATTGTGTGGGAGGCTGAAGAGCGGGGCGATCTGACAGTTGGAAAGGTTTTGCTTGATGCCACCTCTGGTAATACGGGCATCGCCTTTGCGATGCTTGGTGCTGCACGAGGTTACCGTGTCAAGCTATGCATACCAGCAAACGTGACGCCTGAACGAAAGCGAGTCTTACAGGCGTACGGCGCTGAGTTGGTGCTAACTGATCCGCTTGAGGGGTCAGATGGTGCAATCCGCGAGGCGCGCCAGCTTTACGCTTCGGCGCCCGATGAGTATTACTATGCTGACCAGTACAACAACGCTGCAAACTGGCAAGCGCACTATCACACAACTGCCTGCGAAATCATCGAACAAACCTCAGGCCGGATGACTCACTTCATTGCCGGTCTTGGCACGAGCGGCACGTTCGTCGGCACAGGGCGTCGACTGCGTGAGTATGTGAGCGACCAAGGTCGAGAAATAACTCTGGTTTCGGTGCAACCCAGTTCTCCGCTTCATGGTCTCGAAGGCTTAAAGCATATGAAGTCAGCAATCGTTCCTGGCATTTATGATGCGACACTCGCTGACCGTGACCTTCGGGTTGAGACAGAGTCCGCTTATCGGATGGTCCGTCGCCTTGCACGGGAAGAGGGCATCTTGGTCGGCGTCTCCAGCGGCGCTGCTTTGGTAGCGTGTCTCGAGGTGGCCGAGCAGGGAGGCGAGGGGGTCTTTGTCACCATCTTCTGCGATTCAGGCGAACGGTATCTCACCGAGCGATTTTGGGAAGATACGAACTAA
- a CDS encoding TonB-dependent receptor has product MSFVELTALWAVAISLGQPSQTTDRTLSGKVEDALGGGIPGATITVVCDDQVREGMTDGEGQFTMPDLPPLQCLVAVDMEHFARLSVDVDLTENSVVDAKLTLSLGPLETEVVVTPALGTAEQSFDVPEAIAVTTRGEISSRPHQILPQVLREEAGVLVQQTTTAQGSPFIRGFSAQRIVYLLDGVRFNTSTFRTGATQYLGWINPTLVERLEVVRGPSSVQYGSDSIGGTINVLSMVPTLSLAGRQVTGVVEGVFGSADLSGSSNATVVVQEDTWAVRLGGGGRRVGKLRTGRGRDSHSAVTRFLGLPSKTLYNKLPDTNFSQTGAHLAATFDAGDNASLNAFFLHEEQFGVSRHDRGLGGDGRYRSEFKPQRLDFGYIRYQREQMGWLDRWSASLSLNRQQDGRLEQSHPNSRIERQEGRVLAIGYQVRGARVIADRHALAFGGELYDEYIAAARTLQDPSTELLTTVRPRIPDGTRYTSSGLFLQTASEIVPGRLTLRAGIRHGYFLFRTRSAPKFNVRSQRIPVNALTFHSGTVLGLTDTMNVTFAVSRGFRAANAFDLGSIGISGNGFEITSEMASELGGLLGDSDGADAVSTGLPITGLKPESAINVEAGIKLRTTRFSGSLHVFNLELRDVLQRRTAIFPLPIVGTTVAGFTVIRQNAAGHAFIKDDPRPIVTRANGDRARVVGIEADAQMQMAPGWLAAGYFSLVNGQELNNSHYLRRMPPPFGGLRIRWKPVEQNYWIEITSNLAFAQTRLSPGDVTDARIGGWRTRASIAEFFTGGATNLGLVQNGRLTATGETLEEVQARVLGGNEGIPLFVKTPGFLTFGARAAWQVHPQVALTVIAENLTDRNYRWHGSGVDAPGFNLQLNTQFTF; this is encoded by the coding sequence ATGTCGTTCGTTGAGTTAACTGCACTATGGGCGGTCGCTATTAGCCTCGGTCAACCCTCCCAAACAACTGATCGGACCCTCTCGGGCAAGGTCGAAGACGCACTGGGTGGTGGAATCCCAGGCGCGACAATCACCGTGGTGTGTGACGACCAGGTGCGAGAAGGCATGACGGATGGGGAGGGCCAGTTCACCATGCCGGATCTCCCTCCCCTGCAGTGCCTTGTAGCGGTCGACATGGAACACTTCGCCAGATTAAGCGTGGACGTCGACCTAACGGAGAACTCCGTGGTCGACGCCAAGCTTACCTTGTCGTTGGGGCCCCTCGAGACCGAGGTTGTAGTAACACCGGCACTCGGCACAGCCGAACAAAGCTTCGATGTTCCCGAGGCCATAGCGGTAACCACTCGTGGGGAGATTAGTTCTCGCCCGCACCAGATCTTGCCCCAGGTGTTACGCGAAGAAGCCGGCGTCCTGGTCCAACAGACCACCACAGCACAGGGTTCCCCTTTTATTCGAGGGTTTAGTGCGCAGCGTATTGTTTATTTACTCGACGGTGTTCGCTTCAACACATCAACCTTTCGGACCGGCGCCACCCAATACCTAGGGTGGATCAACCCGACACTCGTTGAACGATTGGAGGTCGTGCGAGGACCGTCATCAGTACAGTACGGAAGCGATTCTATCGGGGGCACAATCAACGTCTTAAGCATGGTACCAACGCTCTCTTTGGCAGGCCGTCAAGTGACCGGTGTCGTAGAGGGCGTTTTTGGCTCAGCAGACCTGAGTGGCAGTAGCAATGCCACGGTTGTGGTTCAAGAGGACACGTGGGCGGTCCGATTAGGCGGTGGCGGCCGGCGTGTGGGCAAGTTGCGGACAGGCCGAGGACGCGATTCGCATTCCGCCGTTACTCGGTTTCTCGGTCTACCTTCGAAGACGCTCTATAACAAATTACCGGACACTAACTTCTCACAGACCGGCGCCCATCTCGCAGCGACCTTTGACGCGGGCGATAATGCTTCACTCAACGCATTCTTTCTCCATGAAGAACAATTCGGGGTCAGCCGACATGACCGAGGCCTAGGTGGCGACGGTCGATACCGGAGCGAATTTAAACCTCAGCGGCTCGATTTTGGCTACATCCGCTATCAGCGGGAACAAATGGGCTGGCTTGACAGATGGTCGGCGAGCCTCTCACTGAACCGGCAACAGGATGGGAGGCTTGAGCAGAGTCATCCCAATTCAAGAATTGAGCGACAGGAGGGTCGGGTCCTAGCCATCGGATATCAAGTGCGCGGAGCTCGGGTCATCGCGGACCGGCACGCTTTAGCTTTCGGTGGCGAGTTGTATGATGAGTACATCGCGGCAGCCCGGACACTCCAAGATCCCTCGACTGAGTTGCTCACAACAGTTCGCCCGCGGATTCCCGATGGGACGCGTTACACGAGTAGCGGGCTCTTCCTGCAGACAGCATCCGAAATCGTACCAGGGCGCCTGACGCTCCGTGCCGGTATTCGCCACGGCTATTTTCTTTTTCGCACACGCTCAGCTCCAAAGTTTAACGTTCGCTCACAGCGCATTCCGGTCAACGCCCTGACGTTTCATTCCGGCACAGTGCTTGGCTTGACGGATACCATGAACGTAACATTTGCCGTCAGTCGCGGTTTCCGGGCTGCGAACGCGTTCGACTTGGGTTCGATTGGCATCAGCGGTAACGGTTTTGAAATAACCTCTGAGATGGCCAGTGAACTCGGAGGCCTTCTTGGAGACAGTGATGGCGCTGATGCAGTGAGCACAGGCCTCCCTATCACCGGTCTCAAACCGGAATCTGCAATTAACGTCGAAGCAGGAATTAAGCTGAGGACAACGCGGTTCTCGGGCTCGCTGCACGTTTTCAATCTTGAGTTGCGCGATGTCCTTCAACGACGGACGGCCATCTTTCCTCTTCCTATCGTTGGCACAACCGTTGCTGGGTTCACGGTTATACGGCAAAATGCAGCCGGACATGCATTCATTAAAGATGACCCACGCCCAATTGTTACGCGCGCGAACGGTGACCGTGCCCGGGTGGTCGGCATAGAAGCCGACGCCCAAATGCAGATGGCACCGGGTTGGCTAGCTGCAGGATATTTCTCGCTTGTCAACGGGCAAGAACTAAACAATAGCCACTACCTCCGACGTATGCCGCCCCCATTCGGCGGTCTTCGCATACGGTGGAAACCGGTTGAACAGAACTATTGGATCGAAATTACATCGAATCTTGCATTCGCGCAGACCAGGCTAAGCCCAGGGGATGTCACCGACGCTCGGATTGGGGGTTGGCGCACGCGCGCATCTATCGCAGAATTCTTTACCGGTGGTGCTACTAATTTGGGTCTGGTGCAAAACGGAAGATTGACAGCGACCGGTGAGACCCTAGAAGAGGTCCAAGCCCGGGTGCTTGGCGGTAATGAGGGCATTCCACTGTTCGTCAAGACACCGGGATTCCTGACTTTTGGGGCACGTGCAGCCTGGCAGGTCCACCCTCAGGTCGCTCTAACGGTAATCGCAGAAAATCTTACCGACCGCAACTATCGTTGGCACGGCTCTGGCGTGGACGCCCCAGGCTTTAACCTCCAGCTAAATACCCAATTCACGTTCTGA
- a CDS encoding CoA transferase codes for MGSSPKSHATTPGPLDGLTVLDLTRVLSGPYCTMLLADMGARVIKIEHPERGDDTRGWGPPFVSGESTYFLSVNRNKESVTLDFKTPEGREVLDALIERADVLVENFRPGTLDRLGLGYTDVRSRNPRLVYVSISGFGQTGPRHQEPGYDAAIQAEGGLMSITGDANGPGYRLGVAIADITAGMFAAYGTSLALFARQRSNQGQLVDVGMLDSVAALLTYQAGIHFATDGIPERLGNRHPTVVPYETFEATDGEFVLAVGNDALWRKFCSVAGLEEIVTDPRFATNRARVQAYDELRPLLERALRTRSRKIWIEDLTAAGIPCGDVRNLAQVLADPQLAAREMVVELEHMVAGKVRVLGIPVKLSETPGSVKNPPPALGEHTDKVLEELLDIGQAERSRLRRLGTI; via the coding sequence ATGGGTTCATCGCCGAAATCCCACGCAACAACTCCAGGCCCCCTCGACGGATTGACCGTCCTCGACCTCACGCGTGTCCTTTCAGGTCCGTACTGCACGATGTTGTTAGCTGATATGGGGGCCCGGGTGATCAAGATTGAGCATCCTGAACGCGGGGACGACACGCGTGGGTGGGGACCACCCTTCGTTAGCGGTGAAAGTACTTACTTCCTAAGTGTGAACCGAAACAAGGAAAGCGTCACGCTCGATTTCAAGACCCCCGAAGGGCGAGAAGTGCTTGACGCTCTGATCGAGCGCGCCGACGTGCTCGTCGAGAACTTTCGTCCTGGTACACTCGATCGACTAGGGTTGGGCTACACCGATGTGAGGTCCCGGAATCCACGGCTGGTGTATGTATCAATCTCTGGCTTCGGCCAAACGGGACCTCGGCACCAGGAGCCTGGTTACGATGCAGCTATCCAGGCTGAGGGTGGCCTGATGAGCATCACTGGTGACGCCAACGGACCAGGCTACCGGTTGGGTGTAGCCATCGCTGACATTACGGCCGGTATGTTTGCGGCTTACGGAACATCACTAGCCCTCTTTGCGCGCCAGCGTAGCAATCAGGGACAACTCGTCGACGTTGGTATGCTCGACTCAGTGGCAGCGCTCTTGACCTATCAGGCAGGTATTCATTTTGCCACTGACGGCATTCCAGAACGGCTAGGTAATCGTCATCCAACCGTTGTGCCCTACGAGACCTTCGAAGCTACCGACGGCGAGTTCGTCCTCGCCGTCGGTAACGATGCACTGTGGCGTAAGTTCTGCAGTGTGGCCGGACTCGAAGAAATCGTGACGGATCCACGATTCGCAACCAATCGCGCCCGAGTGCAAGCCTACGACGAACTTCGACCGTTGCTAGAACGTGCACTACGAACGCGATCTCGGAAGATCTGGATCGAGGACTTGACAGCTGCTGGTATCCCGTGCGGTGACGTTCGTAACCTCGCTCAAGTCCTAGCTGACCCTCAACTCGCTGCACGCGAGATGGTGGTTGAGCTTGAGCACATGGTCGCTGGCAAGGTTCGCGTTCTGGGGATTCCCGTCAAACTATCTGAAACACCAGGCTCCGTTAAGAATCCGCCACCGGCACTCGGAGAACACACAGACAAGGTTCTCGAAGAGCTACTCGATATCGGCCAAGCCGAGCGATCCCGACTCCGACGGCTGGGAACCATCTGA
- a CDS encoding plastocyanin/azurin family copper-binding protein produces MVVAMLLGLAGLAMAGFMPLLTDASLEPREIVVVASDMAFYVDGNAEANPRIRMEAGETVRLVLWNKQPGVVHEFVVGAWQVATPRLRGRERDSLVFQVPEAIGHYVYECSPHSAMMRGSIEVVDVQ; encoded by the coding sequence ATGGTTGTAGCCATGCTTCTAGGCTTGGCCGGGCTGGCCATGGCCGGGTTCATGCCCCTTTTGACCGATGCGTCGCTCGAGCCCCGCGAGATCGTCGTGGTGGCGTCGGACATGGCGTTCTACGTCGATGGCAACGCTGAAGCGAATCCACGAATCCGCATGGAAGCTGGCGAGACAGTAAGACTCGTACTGTGGAATAAGCAGCCTGGCGTCGTACATGAGTTCGTGGTCGGTGCATGGCAGGTGGCAACTCCTCGACTCCGAGGCCGTGAGCGCGACTCCCTTGTTTTCCAGGTGCCCGAAGCGATTGGTCACTATGTCTACGAGTGCAGCCCGCACAGTGCAATGATGCGGGGTTCAATTGAGGTTGTCGACGTTCAGTAA
- a CDS encoding multicopper oxidase domain-containing protein: MKMKRLSRRSWLQVAGLGSLAGGTARVASRSVNAQAVGRVSTESFDPSLYLRSWNFSDLPEAERRRFYRETPRPDGTMLREYEMVSIDREIEIAPGVFFPAWTYNGQVPGPTLRATEGDRVKINYINQGAHPHTIHFHAVHPPSMDGALPEHDVEPGGHFVYEFDAEPFGVHLYHCHTAPLKRHIHKGLYGVFIVDPKDVGGVPAREPADELVMVMNAFDTNFDAENEVYAVNTVAHHHMHEPIRVKVGQLVRIYLVNLTEFDPVNSLHLHATFFDVARTGTRLESTETTDTLMLCQGERAVIETTFRYPGQFMFHAHQAEFAELGWMGLFSAEEERRDT; this comes from the coding sequence ATGAAGATGAAGCGGTTGTCCCGTCGTTCATGGCTACAAGTAGCAGGTCTGGGCTCACTTGCCGGGGGCACGGCACGCGTTGCTTCACGCTCGGTGAATGCACAAGCCGTTGGCCGTGTTTCAACAGAATCCTTCGACCCCAGCCTTTACCTCCGTAGCTGGAATTTCTCCGACCTGCCCGAAGCGGAGCGCCGACGATTCTATCGTGAGACACCGCGCCCCGACGGGACGATGTTACGCGAGTACGAGATGGTTTCGATCGACCGAGAAATTGAGATTGCTCCGGGGGTGTTCTTTCCGGCCTGGACCTATAACGGACAAGTGCCAGGTCCTACCCTCCGTGCCACGGAAGGTGACCGGGTTAAGATCAACTACATCAATCAGGGCGCCCACCCGCACACCATCCACTTTCACGCGGTGCATCCTCCTTCGATGGACGGGGCGTTGCCTGAGCATGACGTGGAGCCAGGTGGGCACTTCGTGTACGAATTCGACGCCGAGCCGTTCGGCGTGCACCTTTACCACTGTCACACTGCGCCGTTGAAGCGTCATATCCACAAAGGGCTCTATGGCGTGTTCATCGTTGACCCGAAGGATGTTGGTGGTGTACCCGCACGTGAGCCAGCGGATGAGCTTGTGATGGTGATGAACGCGTTCGACACCAACTTTGATGCTGAGAACGAAGTGTACGCGGTCAACACGGTGGCGCACCATCACATGCACGAGCCGATTCGTGTCAAAGTCGGTCAACTTGTCCGCATTTATCTTGTAAACCTGACCGAGTTCGACCCGGTCAACAGCCTCCACTTGCATGCCACCTTCTTCGACGTCGCGCGCACGGGTACGCGGCTTGAGTCAACCGAGACGACTGATACGTTGATGCTGTGTCAAGGAGAACGCGCCGTGATTGAGACCACATTCCGCTATCCCGGCCAGTTCATGTTCCACGCGCATCAGGCCGAGTTTGCCGAGCTCGGGTGGATGGGACTGTTCTCGGCTGAAGAGGAGCGGCGTGACACCTGA
- a CDS encoding metal-dependent transcriptional regulator has translation MATSSTVENYLKAIYQAQTAAEDKQALVPMGQLASALEVVPGTATTMVKTLVRSGLVAYEPYSGVRLTDAGEHLAAMVLRRHRLVELFLVQIMGMSWAEVHEDAEQLEHAVSDRLIDRIDELLGRPAVDPHGDPIPDPEGVVAQHLHKNLLTCPIDTSLVVTRVMNQDADFLRFLEQHKLKPGQAIKVIARDTSADSVSILSSGNHQVTIGTRAASKLLVEV, from the coding sequence ATGGCAACATCCAGCACAGTCGAGAACTACCTGAAGGCTATTTATCAGGCGCAGACAGCGGCGGAAGACAAACAGGCACTTGTTCCGATGGGTCAACTCGCCTCTGCGCTCGAGGTCGTACCGGGAACCGCAACAACAATGGTCAAGACTCTGGTCAGGTCAGGGTTGGTCGCTTACGAGCCATACTCAGGTGTCCGTCTGACTGACGCCGGCGAGCATCTAGCGGCCATGGTGCTCCGCCGTCATCGGCTAGTCGAATTGTTCCTCGTGCAGATCATGGGAATGAGCTGGGCCGAGGTTCACGAGGACGCCGAACAACTCGAACATGCAGTGTCCGATCGACTTATTGACCGGATCGACGAACTACTAGGTAGGCCGGCCGTTGACCCACACGGCGACCCAATTCCAGACCCAGAAGGCGTTGTGGCGCAGCATCTGCACAAGAACTTGTTAACCTGTCCCATCGACACTAGCTTAGTCGTGACCAGGGTCATGAATCAGGATGCCGATTTTCTTCGTTTTCTCGAACAGCACAAGTTGAAACCGGGTCAAGCAATCAAAGTCATCGCACGGGACACATCAGCCGACAGCGTGAGCATCTTGAGTAGCGGGAACCACCAAGTGACTATCGGGACGCGGGCAGCATCAAAATTGCTAGTGGAAGTCTAA
- a CDS encoding 6-carboxytetrahydropterin synthase, producing the protein MYSVVKRVDFCYGHRLLDYEGVCKHPHGHNAVAEIEIRTAALDQRSMVCDFSDVKHLVKSWIDREIDHKMILRSDDPLVKPLRELGEPVFLVESNPTVERIARLIYEHVQQSGLPVVRVKVWETPTSSATYEPEAISTKA; encoded by the coding sequence ATGTATTCTGTCGTCAAGCGAGTGGATTTCTGCTATGGACATCGTTTACTCGATTACGAGGGTGTGTGCAAGCATCCTCACGGTCACAACGCCGTCGCCGAGATAGAGATCCGCACAGCGGCACTCGACCAGCGAAGCATGGTGTGTGATTTTAGCGACGTCAAGCATTTGGTGAAGAGCTGGATTGACCGAGAGATCGATCACAAGATGATCCTGAGAAGTGATGATCCACTTGTTAAGCCGCTTCGTGAACTCGGCGAACCGGTTTTTCTAGTCGAGAGCAATCCGACGGTTGAACGGATAGCACGCCTAATTTATGAGCACGTGCAGCAGTCTGGGCTACCGGTTGTCCGGGTCAAGGTCTGGGAGACGCCCACGTCGTCGGCAACCTATGAACCCGAGGCAATTTCTACCAAAGCATAG